TCTCCATCTGTCCATCGCACAGTGTTGTTGCTCGGTAATGGATTCTCCGGGTGCCGCGATTCAGACTGTCGTGGACGCCGGCATGTCGCCGACGCCGATACACCGACTGTCGGTGAGTTGCTGAGTCTCTCAGCGAGGATTTCAACGGATCATTCACAGATGCACTCGTGCTTCTTCGCGGATTGGTTCACGACGAACTCGTGGGCCTCCGACGCGAGTTCGTACAGCTTCGCTGCGCGTTCTCCGGAGGCAAGTCCATCTTGGTAGTACGTCTTGGCTCGGTGGTTTCTCCACAGATCCTGCAGGTTCTCCGCGACGTGTTCCGAGAGGATACCACGTCTTGCGGCCTCGGTGTACACACCCGGATGCGTTCCGGGAAGGTCTCGGGGTTCGACACCCCTTCGAGCAGTTTGAACTCGATGACGCGCTCTACGGCGACGAACGACGCCTTGATGACCAACGTGTGGAACCCTTGCTCCAGCAGTGTCGCTGCACCAGCGAGTAGGTGACACGATTTTCGGAGTTGCAGTACGTCTGCTTCGTTCGTCTCTAACCCGTCTTCTATCTCGTCGGGTCGTCGGTCGAAGGTGGCCTGTGCTTCGTTTACTAGTGTCTCGATTCGGTTGCTACTCACTGTTCAACACCTCCGTCCGGACTCGCTGGAACTCGTCGCCCCCATATACGGTGATTCCGTCTCTAAATATGTCGCGTAGTTTTTCCCCCGCACGGTGAGCACTCTCGTCGGACTCTACGAACGGTTCGAACGTGTATCGATCGCCGTCGAATCGTTCTTCGCCTAGTTCGTTCGCTACGTCGGTGATGGTACGGCGCGCGACGGTTCGGTCACCGTCGACGAGGACAAACACGTCGATGTCGCTCTTTCTGTCGGCCTCACCACGAGCGACGCTTCCGAATACGAGGACGCCGAGCAGCTGGTCGACATCATCGGCGTCCTCGATTGCGTCTTCTACCCTCTCGATGAAAGATCGCATCGGAGCGTGATACTCGGTTTGTTCGATGCCGAGTATCGGGTCGTCTTTCTGCAACTGCGCGGGGTCGATAGCGACGTACTTCCGTTGTGTGGTCTCGCGTACCTGTAGCACGCCGAGGTCTTCGAGGAATTCGACTGCCCGCCAGACCGTCGACCGGCTGTGGCCGGTGACGTCGGTGAGCTCTTTCAGCGTGAACTCGGACTTGTGGGCGTCGATGAGGTGTCGCAACACGGTGTCGGCTGCACGGAGTCTAAATACTCTCGTATCGTCGCCAGGAGCTATTTTGAAGCAAACATTTATATCTCGTTTCGTCTCGTGGGACACTATCCGATTCCATGCAACAAGATATAATAAGTGTTCTCTCAATCAGCGTGAGAACAGGGACCACAGACTGAACGACGACATTGACGCTCAGTGCACCGTCCTCGGCGACTTCCCACCGCACCGTGTCTCCGGGTTCGACGGCGAGACGCCGGCGGATAGCGGCCGGAATCGTGACCATGGTCGTGTCTTATTGGTGGTGGACATTACAGAGATTCGAGGAGAAAACCCACGACTTTAGTCGTGGGATGAATCCGACAACACACGACACGAACCACGAGCGATAGCCAGTCCGAGTCTCCCACGTTAATCCATACCATTACAAACGAACATTTCGTAATATGGGGTGATGAAGCGAGCCAACCAGTTCGATGTTCTCCCTCGCTCTGTGAAAGAGCGTGAGGTATTCGTTCGTTGGTTGGATGCTTCTGCGAGTCTCTGGAATGAGACAAACTACGCTCGCCGTCAAGCATTCCTCGAAGACGATGAAAGCGTCTGGGATGCCGACACCGGCAGTCTCGAAGGCAAATACAAAGGCGTCCTCAGCAGCAGTGTCGCCCAGCAAATCATCCGTAAGAACTCGGAGGCGTGGCGGTCGTTCTTCGACCTCAACGAGAAGTACCACGCCGAAAAACTCGATAAGCGACCGTCGCCACCGGGGTACTGGGGCAACGAGGAAGATGGACGAGTTCTCCGAACCTACGTTCGCAACGACCAGTACACCATCGAATACGGGAAACGGTCTCGGCTCGAAGTTCCGATTGGTTCCGAACTCAAAGATGAACTTGGATTGAATCGGAACCAGCGTCTTCGCATTGAGATTGCTGGCGACCCGAAATGGAGCGGCGAGCAGAACCGACTTGAAATCGTGTACGACGAAACCGCTGAATCGTTCAGGGCTTTCCAACCAGTCACCATCAACGATTCTCGACTGGACTCACCACTGGCTTCAGAAGAAGCCGCTCTGGATGTTGGCGCGAACACCCTCGTCGCCTGCACTGTTTCAACCGGTCATCAACTTCTGTACGAAGGACGTAACCTGTTCGAGCAGTTCCGTGAAACCACGGAACAAATCGCGCACTACCAGTCACGTCTCGAAGACCAGCGCAAGTCCAGCAAGCGCATCGACCGCTTGTACCGCAAACGCACGAACCAGCGCAACCACGCCCAAGACAGTCTTGTGCGAGACCTCGTTGAATGCTTGCACGACGAAGGCGTTTCAACGCTGTACGTTGGCGACATCACCGGCGTCCTCGACACGCACTGGTCGCCGCGTGTGAATGAGAAGACACACAACTTCTGGGCGTTTCGACGGTTTATCAACCGCCTCGAAGACGTGTGCGAAGAATACGGTATCACGGTCGAGGAAGAATCCGAGGCGTGGACGAGTCAGGAGTGCCCTGAATGTGGCGAGCGAGAGAACACGATTCGCCACGAGGATTCGTTGACGTGCCCGTGCGGGTTTGAAGGACACGCTGACTTGGTGGCGTCCGAATCGTTCCTGAGACAGCAGAACAGCGCGGTCAGGGCGATGGCACGCCCTGTGTACCTCAAGTGGAACAAACACGAATGGCGGGAACATCATAGCCCGCCCTCCATCGCGGTGGAGACAACGGCCAACGAGGAATGCACAAACCAGAGTACCACAGCGAGTGGGAATGTCGCTCTCGGGGAAGCTCAGAACGACTGAGACTCCCACGAGAGGAATCCCACGACTTCAGTCGTGGGCGGATGTCAAATACTGCGCGGCATGTGGTGTGGACTGTGACTACTTATCGGGGGACTCGGTACCGGTGGTTGAGCAACTAGTTTGATTCGGACTCGTATGCAGCCGAAACGCGTGTCTCTTGTCTCTCTTGCTCTCTACGATGAGGCTCTACGAAACGGCATACGGACAGCACCGTGTCCGCAGTTTACGGCCGCGTTGGTGGGGTCTTTGTCACACCTGCCCTACTCCGTCATATGTGCGAGTCTCAGTCGTCAGCGGTGTCTGCGCCACTTCGGTATTCGATTCGATGAACTTCGAGTACTGACTCGTCGTCGGCGACGATGCAAAGGAGACGACACTACCGGTGCGGAGTTTCGAGAACGGGCCGCCCATTAGCGATTCAACGGAGTCGTCGGGCTCTCGCCACTCTGAGTCGACAGTTTCGTCGAACTCCGAGACGATACGGTCCTGGACGTGCGTGTCGAGTCCGTGCGGGTTCGTCACGGATTTGCTGTCCGTCGATGCCTCCGAGGGGTCACCGAACTCCGAGTCCGCTCCAACGACAAAACCTCCGCTTCGATTGCCAGCGCCGCAGCGTACGAATCGCCGAGTGCGATCCCACCTGCTCCGTTGGTCCGGGCAACTGTACTCCACGTCAGCGTTTCTATCGTCACTCCAAAACCTCGAAGGATGCACAAATCCTGCTCACTGTGACACAGACGCCGACTCGCGGCCGAGGATCCGTTCGAGGTGTTGACAGCCGAATCAGTCGCTGCGACTGGTCGACGTCCGTGTCGGAAGCCGACGAGACGGGCCGAAACTAATCGGATCGACTCCCGCGACGAGTGCTTCGAGCCGGTCGGCGGTTTCTTTCGCCGTCTCGTATTTGCGTCTGAGCGTTATCTTGAGGAAATCTACGTCCTTCTCATCGCAGTTCCACTGATCTGCAATTCGGGATTCGCTCATCCCCATCTCACTCAGTACGACAAATGCCGCTTCACGCTCGGAGAGATGCAACCGCTTTGAGAGCATCGTGTAGTCCGGCCACACCGATTCGACGCTCCCGAGGTCTTCTCTTCGAACTCGGCCCGTATCCGTCCAGAAACACGAAAGCTGAGCCTCGGAATACTCCCCGTTTTCTCCGCGAGCAATCGAAACGGTGTGACTTGGCCTCTCATTCGTGGTCGGCCCGCTTCCGTAGTCGAGATACTGGACGTGGATTTCAGTAGGGCCATCGGGGGAACCGTTCTCTACGATGTCGATGACCGAACCCGAACTCCTCCGTCCGTCTTCGAGTCGGACCAGAACGTCGTCTCCTTTGCTCACCAACCGCAGAATCTCAAGTTGGTCCTGTGCTGTCTGACTATCGAGTGAAATTTCCTCTTCAGAACTCATACTGATATATCTATATGTATGTCTATCTGATAAAAATGTTCTGTATACTTGACTTGATTCGTATTGAACGGACTACGTAGTCGCTCCTGTCTTACTTCGGCTGGTAGGGATCCGTCGCCGTATCGAGACGGTAGACCTCCGTAGCAGCGTCGAAGTCGTCGTCGAATGCGTAGAGGTAGCCGAGGCCTTCAGTCTGCATGTACGCGACGATACAGGCGTCGACAAATGAAAACCGCTCGTACTGCCGGAAGAGCGCCTTCCCAGTAGCGAAGGCGTCACCAGTCAACGAATCGATGTGAAAGTGAGTGTTCTCCTCGACACGATCCAGAAAGTCGATAGCGGCTTCATGACCAGCGTGTGTCGTCAGTCCGTTCAATGTCTCGGCGAGAACGTAGTCAAGAACGACCGCTTCTGGAAGTTCGGCAGCATCAATGCCTTGGAGGATGGGAAGTGCGTCTTCGTGTGCGCCGTCGCGGCGATATGCTGCGGCGAAGAGAACAGATGTATCGACGAGTGCTCGCGGCATTCAGTTGGCGTCGACGCCCCACGCGTCGTGATCGGTCGTCACGTCGGTTTCTTGACTGCCGTCGTAGCCGGTAAAGTCGCCGAACGTCCCGCTTCGCTGCGGAACGACTTCGACGCGGAGTGTGCCGTCGCTCTCGATGTGCCAGCGGAGCGTATCACCATCGTCGATATCCAGCTCTCGACGAATTCGAGCAGGGATATTCGCTTGATTCCCAGAGACCTTACTTTCGGAGTCAACGCGGTCACTGCTCATATTCCAAACTGATGAGACCGCCCCGGATAAACGTAGTGTGCACGCACACTAGCGTCTCGTGGTCGAACTAAGTCCCAAGGTACTCGCCTCGTTTTCTTTGCAGAGCTGATTCCGGACAGAGAGTACAGTTTCTGGGTTCTTGTCATCGAATGGTCGTTGACTACTCGCATCTCGCTCTAGACTGAGTGCACCCACTGCTTCGAGTCGGTCGAGACGGATTCGTTGCAGACTTGTTCGGACGTGAGTGAGAATGTACCTCGAAATGTCAGTCATCGGTTCCTCTGTGCGGTGAGTTCGCTATCGCAGCAATGTCTCCCAATGTCTCTTACTTGATTTCCTCCACGAGTGTGAGGAAGTACAATCGGCGGTCGAAGCACCAGTTTGTTCTTGCGGTAGCGAGGAAACCCCGCCGTTCATGGCGGAAAGGAATTGCGTTCGTACAGACCACCCCTTCTTCCTGTTCGCACTCCTTGTCATAGTGTGACCGAGGCAATCCAGGGCGAGGTCCTGCACGTCGTCCCGCCAACCGAGTTGGACGAGCACGATCTGACGCCCAGTCTGCAGCAGTTGGCCGAGTCGCGCTACGTCGTCGTGCTCCGCAAAGGCGGTCATCCCTCGCTGCTGCAACTTCTCTGGGCGTTCATCCGTCGCCAGCCTCTTGAGGCCGTGACTATCGTCACTGAAGACCCCTACGAAGAGGGCGACGAGGTGACGTTGCGTGTCGAGGAAACAGAGTTGGTTGGTGTTTACAGAACCGTCTGACCACCGGTGTGTGTTTCAGCGCGTATCGCCCTATCACTGGGGCCTTCCCCCTGCCAACGACGGCGTGTGCGTCGGCCCGCGAGGGAGCACGATTCGACTCGTCCGACGGCTACGGAGAGCAGAAATTTCCACGGGCCCGAACATGTAGCGCGTTCTCGAGGACGGGAGCCCGTATCTGATTCACTATCCATCCATCTTCAGTACAGATAAGAAATCACGGTTTCAGAAATCACGATTTCCGAAATCGGAAGTTCCAACTGCCGGTGGCCGGTACCAATACTATGACGAAATTCGTGAATCGGGAGACTGAGCTTGATCAACTCACGGACTGCTATGAGTCCGACACGGCAGACTTCGTCGTGATCTACGGTCGACGTCGTCTCGGCAAAAGTGAACTCGTGCGCCAATCCATCGCTCATCGGGACGATGCGGTGTACTACCAGGCGGTCGAATCGACTGCGCCGAACCAACTTGAGCACTTTGTCGACACTGCCTCCGCACAGTTCCCCTCATTGCGGAACGTTCGGCGTGACTGGGAGGTATTCCTCGAAACACTCGGCGAAGAAGATGCG
This genomic stretch from Halogeometricum sp. S1BR25-6 harbors:
- a CDS encoding nucleotidyltransferase domain-containing protein; amino-acid sequence: MSHETKRDINVCFKIAPGDDTRVFRLRAADTVLRHLIDAHKSEFTLKELTDVTGHSRSTVWRAVEFLEDLGVLQVRETTQRKYVAIDPAQLQKDDPILGIEQTEYHAPMRSFIERVEDAIEDADDVDQLLGVLVFGSVARGEADRKSDIDVFVLVDGDRTVARRTITDVANELGEERFDGDRYTFEPFVESDESAHRAGEKLRDIFRDGITVYGGDEFQRVRTEVLNSE
- a CDS encoding AbrB/MazE/SpoVT family DNA-binding domain-containing protein, with amino-acid sequence MVTIPAAIRRRLAVEPGDTVRWEVAEDGALSVNVVVQSVVPVLTLIERTLIISCCMESDSVPRDETRYKCLLQNSSWRRYESI
- a CDS encoding RNA-guided endonuclease InsQ/TnpB family protein, whose amino-acid sequence is MKRANQFDVLPRSVKEREVFVRWLDASASLWNETNYARRQAFLEDDESVWDADTGSLEGKYKGVLSSSVAQQIIRKNSEAWRSFFDLNEKYHAEKLDKRPSPPGYWGNEEDGRVLRTYVRNDQYTIEYGKRSRLEVPIGSELKDELGLNRNQRLRIEIAGDPKWSGEQNRLEIVYDETAESFRAFQPVTINDSRLDSPLASEEAALDVGANTLVACTVSTGHQLLYEGRNLFEQFRETTEQIAHYQSRLEDQRKSSKRIDRLYRKRTNQRNHAQDSLVRDLVECLHDEGVSTLYVGDITGVLDTHWSPRVNEKTHNFWAFRRFINRLEDVCEEYGITVEEESEAWTSQECPECGERENTIRHEDSLTCPCGFEGHADLVASESFLRQQNSAVRAMARPVYLKWNKHEWREHHSPPSIAVETTANEECTNQSTTASGNVALGEAQND
- a CDS encoding PIN domain-containing protein, with the protein product MPRALVDTSVLFAAAYRRDGAHEDALPILQGIDAAELPEAVVLDYVLAETLNGLTTHAGHEAAIDFLDRVEENTHFHIDSLTGDAFATGKALFRQYERFSFVDACIVAYMQTEGLGYLYAFDDDFDAATEVYRLDTATDPYQPK
- a CDS encoding AbrB/MazE/SpoVT family DNA-binding domain-containing protein, with product MSSDRVDSESKVSGNQANIPARIRRELDIDDGDTLRWHIESDGTLRVEVVPQRSGTFGDFTGYDGSQETDVTTDHDAWGVDAN
- a CDS encoding DUF7526 family protein, which produces MTEAIQGEVLHVVPPTELDEHDLTPSLQQLAESRYVVVLRKGGHPSLLQLLWAFIRRQPLEAVTIVTEDPYEEGDEVTLRVEETELVGVYRTV